The DNA region CGGCTCGATCGCGATGACCAGGCCGGGCTTCAGCTTCAGGCCGCGCCCGGCGCGACCGTCGTTGGGCACGTGGGGCTCGCCGTGCATGGTGCGACCCACGCCGTGGCCGCCGAACTGCAGGTTGACGGCGAGGTCGGCTCCCCGTGCCACGTCGCCGATGGCGGCCGAGATGTCCCCGAGGCGGTTGCCGCCGCGGGCCTGGGCGATGCCCGCGTCCAGCGCCTGCTGGGCGGTGTCGATCAACCACTGGTCCTTGGGGTCGGGCGTCCCGACGATGACCGACAGCGCGGAGTCGGAGACCCAGCCGTCGATCGAGGCCGCGAAGTCGACCGAGAGCAGGTCGCCGTCGGCGAGCGTGTAGTCGTGCGGCAGGCCGTGCAGCACGGCGTCGTTGACCGAGGTGCACAGCACCTTGCCGAACGGGCTGGCGCCGAACGACGGGTGGTAGTCGATGTAGCAGGACTCGGCGCCCGCGTCCTTGATCATCCGGTGCGCGAGCTCGTCGAGCTCGAGCAGGTTCACCCCGACGGCCGCCTTCTCCGCAAGTGCGGTGATGACGGAGGCGACGAAGCGGCCGGCGGGACGCATCTGCTCGATCTGGGTCGGGGTGCGCAGTTCGATCACGGGGTCAGCCTACGGCGCCGCCGTCGACTCGTGGGAGTCGGCGACGGCGCCGCGGATGAGGGGTGGGGCGACCACCTGCGCTCAGTTGCTGGGCTTGTCGGCCCCGACGACCCACATCGCGAAGAACTGCGAGCCGCCGCCGTACGCGTGGCCGAGGGCGCGGCGGGCGCCGTCGACCTGGTGGTCCCCGGCCGCGCCGCGGACCTGGAGCGCCGCCTCGCCGAAGCGCAGCATCCCCGAGGCGCCGATAGGGTTGGAGGAGAGGACGCCGCCGGAGGCGTTGAACGGGATCCGGCCGCCCATCGCGGTCTCGCCCGACTCGGTCAGCTTCCACCCCTCGCCCTCCCCGGCGAAGCCGAGGTTCTCCAGCCACATCGGCTCGAACCAGGAGAACGGCACGTAGACCTCGGCAGCGTCGATCTCCTCGATCGGGTTGGTGATCCCGGCCTGCTTCCACAGGGCCGCGGCGGCGTCGCGCCCGGCCTGGGGATTGACCTGGTCGCGCTCGGCGGCGGTGGTCGGCTCCGAGCGCATCACCGTGCCGTGGATCCAGGCCGGGTTGGGCGAGGACCTGGCGACGTCCTCGTCGGCGATCACCAGCGCGCAGGCCCCGTCGGAGGACGGGCAGGTCTCCTCGTAGCGGATCGGGTCCCAGAGCATCTGCGAGGCGAGGACGTCGTCGACGGTCTTCTTCTCCCGCAGGTGGGCGTAGGGGTTGTTCAGCGCGTTCGTGCGGTCCTTGGCGGCCACGATCGCGCCGATGTGCGTCGGCGCCCCGGAGCGCCGGATGTAGGAGCGCACGTGCGGCGCGAAGTAGCCACCGGCACCGGCGTGGACCGGCATCACGAACGGCACGGGCACCGACAGAGCCCACATCGCGTTCGACTCCGACTGCTTCTCGAAGGAGACGGTGAGCACCTTCTTGTGCACGCCGGACTGCACCAGCGAGCTGGCCACGATCGCGGTGGACCCACCGACCGAGCCGGCCGTGTGCACCCGCAGCAGCGGCTTGCCGGCGGCGCCGAGGGCCTCGGCGAGGTACAGCTCGGGCATCATCACCCCTTCGAAGAGGTCCGGTGCCTTGCCGACCACGATGGCGTCGACCTCGTCCAGGGTCATCTGGGCGTCGGCCAGCGCCCGGTCCATCGCCTCGCGGCACAGCCCGGCCATCGAGACGTCCTCACGCTTCGCGCGGTGGTGGGTCTGGCCCACGCCGATCACCGCGGCAGGCCGCTTCGAGTTCGATCCAGCGCCCATCAGTTGCTCGCCCCTTCCGACGACATCACGCACACCAGGTTCTGCTGCAGGGCCGGACCGCTGGTCGCGTGGCCGAGCGTCTTGTCGGCGGAGCCGTCCCAGATCCGGCGAGCGGCCTCGCCGATCCGGATGCCTCCGCCGGTGAACATCGGGTTGCCGCCCAGTGCGCCTCCCGAGGGGTTGATCCTGGCGTCGGTGCCGAGGCCGAGCTCGGCACGCAGGATCAGCTCCTGGTGGCTGAACGGCGCGTGCAGCTCGGCCACCTCGACGTCGGTGAGCCCGCCGGCGGACGCGCCCGCCGCGGCACCCGCGCGCCCGGCGGAGGCCGAGCGGGTCAGGTCACGGGTGCCCAGGTGAAGCCCGTCGGTGAAGTGGGACAAGCCGGTGATCCAGGCGGGTCGGTCGCGCACCTCCCGTGCCCGGTCCCCGGCTGCGAGGACGATCGCCGCCGCACCGTCGGTCACCGGCGCGGCGTCGTGCTTGCGCAGCGGGTCGGCGAACATCGGTCGCTTGAGCAGCTCTTCCACCGAGGAGCCGCCCGAGCGCACCGCGAACTCGTTCTTCTCCGCGTCGGTCAGCGAGCGGTTCACCACCTCGGCCATCGCGGCCTCGTCCCACAACCCGGCGTCCAGGCCGAGGCGCGCCTGCAGCGCGGCGATGGAGACGGTGTCGGGCCACAACGGGGTCATCGTGTAGGGATCCAGCTGCAGCGCCAGGGTGCGGCGCAGCACGCCCGCCGACGCCTTGCCGAAGCCGAACACCAGTGCGGTGTCGACCTCGCCGGTCTGGATCTTCAGCCAGGCCTCGTAGAGCGCCCAGGCCGCGTCCATCTCCACGTGGGACTCGTTCACCGGCGGCAGCACGCCGATGGCGTCGATGGCGCTCACGAACGAGAAGGACCGCCCGGCCAGGTAGTCCGAGGAGCCGGAGCACCAGAACCCGATGTCCTTCTTGGTCCAGCCGGTCTGCTCGTAGCAGTCGGCGAAGAGGGGGACGAGCATCTCCGCGCACTGCGGGGACCCGTCGTAGTCCTGCAACTGTCGCTGGGCGAACCCGACGACGGCGACGTCACGCATGTCAGTACCTTTCCGGTCCGCTCAGAGGTGGTGCTTGTAGGTGTCGTAGTCCGCGTCCGGGTCACCGGTCGGCGCGAAGTGGCTGATGTTCTCGATGGTGGTGCCCCACTCCTCGCGGGGCTTCCAGGCGGCCTTGACCCGCAGTCCCATCCGCACCTCGTCGACGGGGATGTCGAGGATCAGGTGCTGCAGGGCGATGTCGGCGCCGTCGAGCAGGATGTAGGCGGAGACGTAGGGCGGCTTGATCTTCTGACCCATGAACGGCACGTTGACGATGCAGAACGTGGTGACGGTGCCGGTGTCGGAGAGCTCGACCTCCTCGACGGTCGGCACGCCGTCGGTGGGGCAGGCCGGACGCGGTGGCACGTACACCTTCTGGCAGCTCGGGCACCGCTGGCCGACGATCCGTCCCTGCGCCAGGCCGCGGAAGAAGGCGGACTCCTCGGGGGAGGCGGCGTAGGTGTAGTCGAGGCTGACCGGCGTGACGATGCCGCTGACCGGGTCGGCGGAGGATGCCGCGGCGGCGCCTGGCTCGGCGTCTGTCCCGGCGGCTGTCCCGGCGGCGTCGGCCGGCTCGAAGACGACGTCGGTGATCAGTCCGGTGCGCTCGGCCGCCCAACGGGCGCGCACCCGCATCCCGGTGGTGATCTGATCGGGCGCGCTGACGTCGACCGCGTGCAGGATCGGCGCGTCCGCCCCGTCCAGGGTGACCAGGGCGAAGGCGAACGGCCGGTCGAAGGGCTGCCCGGCGACCGGCTCGCTCACCCAGGTCCACGAGGAGACCGTTCCGGTGTCGGGCAGGTCGACGAAGTCGGTGGTCGGCCGGTGGGAGACCGGGTCGAACTCCGGAGGCGGTACGACGACGCGGCCGTCGCTGGTGCGAGCACCCACGAACGTTGCGTCGCGCAGGCCGGTGAGGAATCGTCCGAGCACCGGGCCGACGGATCGGGTGTAGTCGAAGGCGACCGTCACCGGCGCCGAGAGTGTGCGACTCATGCCCGAAAGTGAAACACGTTCTACTATTCTCGACAAGCATTCAGCAGCAGGGATCGAAGGAGACCGGATGAAGCTCGGACTGCAACTGGGGTACTGGGGCGCGCAGCCGCCGACCGGCGTCGCGGAGTTGGTGCGCGCCGCGGAGGAGGCCGGGTGGGACGCGCTGTTCACCGCGGAGGCCTGGGGGAGTGACGCGTTCACCCCGTTGGCCTGGTGGGGCCGCGAGACCTCGACCCTGCGGCTGGGCACCTCGATCGTCCAGATGTCGGGTCGGACCCCGACCTCCATCGCGATGCACGCACTGACGCTCGACCACCTCACCGGCGGCCGGATGATCCTCGGGATGGGGGTGAGCGGTCCCCAGGTGGTCGAGGGCTGGTACGGCCAGCCCTTCTCCAAGCCGCTGGCGCGCACCCGCGAGGCGGTCTCGATCATCCGGCAGGTGCTCGCCCGCGAGACAC from Nocardioides sambongensis includes:
- the map gene encoding type I methionyl aminopeptidase is translated as MIELRTPTQIEQMRPAGRFVASVITALAEKAAVGVNLLELDELAHRMIKDAGAESCYIDYHPSFGASPFGKVLCTSVNDAVLHGLPHDYTLADGDLLSVDFAASIDGWVSDSALSVIVGTPDPKDQWLIDTAQQALDAGIAQARGGNRLGDISAAIGDVARGADLAVNLQFGGHGVGRTMHGEPHVPNDGRAGRGLKLKPGLVIAIEPWFLHTTDEIVFDPDGWTIRSADGSRGAHVEHTIAITDGDPIVLTARG
- a CDS encoding thiolase domain-containing protein codes for the protein MGAGSNSKRPAAVIGVGQTHHRAKREDVSMAGLCREAMDRALADAQMTLDEVDAIVVGKAPDLFEGVMMPELYLAEALGAAGKPLLRVHTAGSVGGSTAIVASSLVQSGVHKKVLTVSFEKQSESNAMWALSVPVPFVMPVHAGAGGYFAPHVRSYIRRSGAPTHIGAIVAAKDRTNALNNPYAHLREKKTVDDVLASQMLWDPIRYEETCPSSDGACALVIADEDVARSSPNPAWIHGTVMRSEPTTAAERDQVNPQAGRDAAAALWKQAGITNPIEEIDAAEVYVPFSWFEPMWLENLGFAGEGEGWKLTESGETAMGGRIPFNASGGVLSSNPIGASGMLRFGEAALQVRGAAGDHQVDGARRALGHAYGGGSQFFAMWVVGADKPSN
- a CDS encoding thiolase domain-containing protein → MRDVAVVGFAQRQLQDYDGSPQCAEMLVPLFADCYEQTGWTKKDIGFWCSGSSDYLAGRSFSFVSAIDAIGVLPPVNESHVEMDAAWALYEAWLKIQTGEVDTALVFGFGKASAGVLRRTLALQLDPYTMTPLWPDTVSIAALQARLGLDAGLWDEAAMAEVVNRSLTDAEKNEFAVRSGGSSVEELLKRPMFADPLRKHDAAPVTDGAAAIVLAAGDRAREVRDRPAWITGLSHFTDGLHLGTRDLTRSASAGRAGAAAGASAGGLTDVEVAELHAPFSHQELILRAELGLGTDARINPSGGALGGNPMFTGGGIRIGEAARRIWDGSADKTLGHATSGPALQQNLVCVMSSEGASN
- a CDS encoding Zn-ribbon domain-containing OB-fold protein: MSRTLSAPVTVAFDYTRSVGPVLGRFLTGLRDATFVGARTSDGRVVVPPPEFDPVSHRPTTDFVDLPDTGTVSSWTWVSEPVAGQPFDRPFAFALVTLDGADAPILHAVDVSAPDQITTGMRVRARWAAERTGLITDVVFEPADAAGTAAGTDAEPGAAAASSADPVSGIVTPVSLDYTYAASPEESAFFRGLAQGRIVGQRCPSCQKVYVPPRPACPTDGVPTVEEVELSDTGTVTTFCIVNVPFMGQKIKPPYVSAYILLDGADIALQHLILDIPVDEVRMGLRVKAAWKPREEWGTTIENISHFAPTGDPDADYDTYKHHL